A genomic window from Chanodichthys erythropterus isolate Z2021 chromosome 1, ASM2448905v1, whole genome shotgun sequence includes:
- the commd5 gene encoding COMM domain-containing protein 5: MSESVSVFGGRVPAEVELLWKHLKNLNRDTFTQILRAVVDAVDGQDGREAVREISESGFISEESLNHVMAGLYALLKEALCLPALRQEVFNEDLRALRIPEDFLADVSSVVFGNRQTSMNVSDRHQGPSLAKLEEFKWRVDVAISTSSQARALQPSILMQMKLSDGHMYRFEVPVVKFQELRYNVSLILKEMNDTEKRSILKIQD, encoded by the exons ATGAGTGAATCTGTGAGTGTGTTTGGAGGAAGAGTTCCTGCTGAGGTGGAGCTGCTGTGGAAACACCTGAAGAACCTGAACAGAGACACTTTCACACAGATTCTCCGAG CTGTGGTGGACGCCGTTGATGGTCAGGACGGCCGTGAGGCCGTGAGGGAGATTTCAGAGAGCGGATTCATCTCAGAGGAGAGCTTGAACCATGTGATGGCGGGACTGTATGCTCTTCTGAAGGAAGCTCTGTGTCTGCCTGCTTTAAGACAAGAG GTTTTTAATGAGGATCTCAGAGCTCTTCG GATTCCTGAAGACTTCCTTGCAGACGTCTCCAGTGTTGTCTTTGGAAACAG GCAAACTTCCATGAATGTTAGTGATAGACATCAAGGGCCGAGTCTGGCAAAGTTGGAAGAGTTTAAATGGAGAGTTGATGTTGCCATTTCAACAAG CTCACAGGCTCGAGCGTTGCAGCCCTCCATTCTCATGCAGATGAAACTCTCAGATGGACATATGTATCGATTTGAG GTTCCAGTTGTCAAATTCCAGGAGCTTCGGTACAATGTGTCTCTAATTTTAAAGGAAATGAATGACACAGAAAAGAGAAGTATTCTCAAAATTCAAGACTGA
- the gpr174 gene encoding probable G-protein coupled receptor 174 gives MSDSNLSCNTTDLQTIRDYQHHIYAVFYTVILVPGLIGNVLALWVFYAYIKETKKAVIFMINLAVADLLQVLSLPLRVYYYLNNSWPFGKIACMICFYVKYVNMYASIFFLACISVRRCRLIIQPLRYSSSKRRRDRSWSLVGWLVVCLGCLPFPLLRKNAEEDKDAKCCFAELPMIKLSMGEGISLVTVAEITGFLLPLAVVVTCTWLTAASLREKTSVPQDTGEKHKALKMVLSCAGVFLVCFVPYHITFPLDFLAKSANVSDKFKFVVLHVHPITLCLASLNCCLDPVMYYFTTDEFKRRLSRPELQESLPLQIRGSCSTNCDV, from the coding sequence ATGAGTGACAGCAACCTCTCCTGCAATACCACTGACCTACAAACAATACGAGATTATCAGCATCATATTTATGCAGTCTTCTACACAGTGATTCTAGTTCCTGGACTGATCGGCAATGTTCTCGCGCTCTGGGTTTTTTATGCCTACATAAAGGAGACAAAGAAGGCAGTGATATTCATGATCAACCTGGCCGTCGCCGATCTGCTGCAGGTGCTATCGCTACCTCTGCGCGTCTACTACTATTTGAACAATTCATGGCCTTTCGGTAAGATCGCTTGCATGATCTGTTTCTATGTGAAATATGTCAATATGTATGCCAGCATCTTCTTCCTGGCCTGCATCAGTGTGAGACGCTGTCGGCTCATCATCCAGCCGCTGCGCTACAGCAGCTCAAAGAGACGGCGGGACCGCAGCTGGTCTCTGGTCGGGTGGTTAGTGGTGTGTTTGGGATGTCTGCCGTTCCCTCTTCTACGGAAAAACGCAGAAGAAGATAAAGATGCAAAATGCTGCTTCGCCGAGCTACCCATGATAAAACTCAGCATGGGAGAGGGAATATCCCTTGTGACAGTTGCAGAAATCACCGGATTTCTTCTTCCGCTGGCTGTAGTGGTCACCTGCACCTGGTTGACCGCAGCGAGTCTGCGTGAGAAAACTTCCGTACCGCAGGACACGGGGGAAAAGCACAAGGCGCTCAAGATGGTGTTGAGTTGTGCTGGTGTATTCCTGGTCTGTTTTGTGCCCTATCACATAACTTTCCCTTTAGACTTCTTGGCCAAATCAGCTAACGTTAGTGATAAATTTAAGTTTGTAGTCCTCCATGTTCATCCAATTACCTTGTGTCTAGCGAGTCTGAACTGCTGTCTGGATCCAGTGATGTACTACTTTACCACCGATGAGTTTAAGCGTCGCCTGTCCAGGCCAGAATTGCAAGAAAGTTTGCCATTACAAATCAGAGGTTCTTGCTCCACAAACTGTGATGTCTGA
- the p2ry10 gene encoding putative P2Y purinoceptor 10, with amino-acid sequence MNMSYPNIMVNYSCSTNMTDWETAMNQLYTFFYLIIFIPGLLSNTLALWVLCRFISKKTKAIIFMINLTVADLAHVMSLPLRIHYYIHQDWPFGSGLCLLCFYLKYLNMYASIAFLVCISIQRCAFLMRPFRAKHWKSRYDVCISVVVWVVVGLCCSPFILMRNRPDPAKENGTCFKDLPMRKLDFRLAISMMAAAELFGFIGPLFIIGFCTYLIVNSLRQRSRTDQSTGNTRKALRMVRVCTGVFLFCFAPYHINFLLYLMVTQCIITNCEVSRAIRQFHPISLCMASLNCCLNPLIYYFLTTEFKQQLSQHGSSVLRGRLMSMESTSSYRE; translated from the exons ATGAATATGTCATATCCGAACATCATGGTGAACTACTCCTGTTCAACCAATATGACTGACTGGGAAACAGCCATGAACCAGCTCTACACCTTCTTTTACCTGATCATCTTCATCCCAGGCCTGCTGAGCAACACTCTGGCTCTCTGGGTTCTGTGTCGATTCATAAG CAAAAAGACGAAAGCCATCATCTTCATGATTAACCTGACCGTAGCTGACCTGGCTCACGTGATGTCGCTGCCCCTTCGAATTCACTACTACATCCATCAAGATTGGCCTTTTGGCAGCGGGTTGTGTCTGCTGTGCTTTTACCTGAAATACCTTAACATGTATGCTAGCATCGCTTTTCTGGTCTGCATCAGCATCCAGCGCTGCGCTTTTCTCATGCGGCCGTTCCGCGCCAAGCACTGGAAGTCCCGCTATGACGTCTGCATCAGTGTTGTGGTGTGGGTGGTGGTGGGGCTCTGCTGCTCACCCTTCATCTTAATGAGGAACAGACCGGATCCAGCAAAGGAAAACGGAACCTGCTTCAAAGACCTGCCAATGCGAAAGCTGGATTTTCGCTTAGCCATTTCCATGATGGCCGCTGCTGAACTCTTTGGATTTATTGGTCCATTATTCATCATTGGCTTCTGTACTTACTTAATAGTGAACTCTTTGCGACAGAGGAGTCGCACCGACCAATCCACCGGTAACACAAGAAAGGCCTTGCGCATGGTCAGGGTGTGCACAGGTGTCTTCCTCTTCTGCTTCGCCCCCTACCACATCAACTTCCTGCTTTATCTCATGGTAACCCAGTGCATTATAACAAACTGTGAAGTGAGCCGGGCCATCAGACAGTTTCACCCTATTTCTCTCTGCATGGCGAGCCTGAACTGCTGCCTCAACCCTCTCATCTACTACTTCCTGACCACCGAGTTCAAGCAGCAGCTGTCCCAGCACGGCAGCTCCGTGCTCAGAGGCCGTCTGATGAGTATGGAGAGCACGTCTTCCTATCGGGAATGA
- the lpar4 gene encoding lysophosphatidic acid receptor 4 gives MASLVLNETGMENCGIDDSFKYNLYGVVYSVAFVLGLATNCASLFVFCCRMELRNETTLFMTNLALSDLVFVFTLPFKIFYNVNRHWPFGDTLCKISGGAFITNIYGSMLFLTCISVDRFLAIVYPFRSLSIRTRRNAGIVCGTIWLLILGGGMSVTFFSATNQSKTSTTCFEGFSKKTWKTHLSKITIFIEVVGFLIPLMINLACSSMVLRTLRRPATLCQIGTNKRRVLRMIVVHLAIFIVCFVPYNSVLFVYAMVRTRALASCWVERLARTLYPITLCVATFNCCFDPVVYYFTSESFQKSLSTGKCQAMQENTLRSDCPVSAKENTAAVELHTLTSNGKDQGSETPF, from the coding sequence ATGGCCAGTCTTGTTCTCAATGAGACGGGGATGGAGAACTGTGGCATCGATGACTCCTTCAAGTATAACCTGTACGGTGTGGTGTACAGCGTGGCCTTCGTTCTGGGTCTGGCCACGAACTGCGCTTCACTGTTCGTCTTCTGCTGTCGCATGGAACTGCGTAACGAGACCACGCTTTTCATGACCAATCTAGCTTTATCAGACTTAGTGTTTGTGTTCACTCTCCCTTTCAAAATCTTCTATAACGTGAATCGCCACTGGCCTTTCGGCGATACGTTGTGCAAGATCTCCGGAGGAGCCTTCATCACCAACATCTACGGCAGTATGCTGTTCCTCACGTGCATCAGCGTGGATCGCTTCCTGGCTATCGTTTACCCCTTCCGCTCGCTCTCCATCCGTACCCGCCGCAACGCTGGCATCGTGTGTGGCACCATCTGGTTGCTGATCCTGGGTGGAGGCATGTCAGTCACCTTCTTCTCTGCCACCAACCAGTCCAAGACTAGCACCACCTGCTTCGAGGGATTCTCCAAGAAAACGTGGAAGACGCATTTGTCCAAGATCACCATCTTCATTGAAGTGGTGGGTTTCCTCATACCGTTGATGATCAATCTAGCCTGCTCTTCCATGGTGCTGAGGACTTTGCGTAGACCTGCTACTCTGTGTCAGATCGGCACTAACAAGCGGCGCGTTCTGCGCATGATCGTAGTGCATTTGGCCATTTTTATTGTTTGCTTTGTGCCTTACAATTCGGTTCTGTTTGTCTATGCCATGGTGCGCACTCGAGCGCTCGCGAGCTGCTGGGTGGAGAGGCTCGCACGGACCCTGTATCCCATAACGCTCTGCGTCGCGACCTTCAACTGCTGCTTTGACCCGGTGGTCTACTACTTCACCTCCGAGTCCTTTCAGAAATCACTGTCTACCGGGAAGTGTCAGGCCATGCAGGAAAACACGCTGAGGAGCGATTGCCCCGTGTCCGCCAAGGAGAATACTGCCGCGGTTGAGCTCCACACGCTGACCAGCAATGGAAAAGATCAGGGCAGCGAGACTCCGTTCTGA